A window of the Gemmatirosa kalamazoonensis genome harbors these coding sequences:
- a CDS encoding class I SAM-dependent methyltransferase, with translation MTSALADFRAAYAAHRASEGRAYDRATLLALPYLADDSSQLAHQWAVRARTYEAFMRRVLLPMLGASTLHAPRSTLTRSGDHAERGARSGERRGSLRLLDLGAGNGWLSWRAAMAGCECVALDLRDDAVDGLGAAAPYLERADGGFARVAASFDALPVAAGTFDVVVFNASVHYATDLAAVLREARRVVRPGGRVVVLDSPFYRRDADGAAMVAEKRGHAAERFGDRAAALMAVPAIEYLTAERLAHASAALGLTWRRRRVRYPLWYELRPYVARLRGRRAPSRFDLWEAHA, from the coding sequence GTGACGAGCGCGCTCGCCGACTTCCGCGCCGCCTACGCCGCGCACCGCGCGAGCGAGGGACGCGCGTACGACCGGGCCACGCTGCTCGCGCTGCCGTACCTCGCGGACGACTCGTCTCAACTCGCGCACCAGTGGGCGGTGCGCGCGCGCACGTACGAGGCGTTCATGCGCCGCGTGCTGCTTCCCATGCTGGGCGCCTCCACGCTCCACGCTCCACGCTCCACGCTCACTCGGTCCGGAGACCATGCCGAGCGTGGAGCGCGGAGCGGGGAGCGTCGAGGATCGCTTCGCCTGCTCGACCTCGGCGCCGGCAACGGCTGGCTGTCGTGGCGCGCCGCGATGGCCGGCTGCGAGTGCGTCGCCCTCGACCTCCGCGACGACGCCGTCGACGGGCTCGGTGCCGCCGCGCCGTACCTCGAGCGGGCTGACGGCGGGTTCGCGCGTGTCGCCGCGTCGTTCGACGCGTTGCCGGTCGCTGCCGGCACGTTCGACGTCGTCGTGTTCAACGCGTCGGTGCACTACGCCACCGATCTCGCCGCGGTGCTGCGCGAGGCGCGGCGTGTCGTGCGCCCGGGCGGCCGCGTCGTGGTGCTCGACTCGCCGTTCTATCGGCGCGATGCCGATGGCGCGGCGATGGTGGCCGAGAAGCGCGGGCACGCCGCCGAGCGCTTCGGCGACCGCGCCGCGGCGCTGATGGCGGTGCCGGCGATCGAGTACCTCACCGCGGAGCGCCTGGCGCACGCGTCGGCCGCGCTGGGCCTGACGTGGCGCCGCCGGCGCGTACGCTACCCGCTCTGGTACGAGCTCCGTCCGTACGTCGCTCGGCTGCGCGGTCGGCGCGCGCCGTCGCGTTTCGACCTCTGGGAGGCCCACGCGTGA
- a CDS encoding class I SAM-dependent methyltransferase, whose product MRTNNTCSAFVVGSHPVRPVHPVQNAEPPHPVGLLSPAAAAFDAVAPRFDARFGAWLSVAAQRRAVRAALLDAFPVGARVLELGGGTGEDAAWLARRGRTVLLTDPSPAMVREAAAKLVPLGMPEPTIAPAERLPELSELHASGSLDGAFSNFAALNCVTDLAAVGLGLARLVRPGGRALLVVFGTLAVGEWVVQLARGDARAAFRRLARGDVPARLGGHDFSVRYHRGADLVRALAPWFRPVARRGIGVCVPPSAAEPWISRHPRLLGALEAADRVVSRPLAALGDHVLYDFVRTETAA is encoded by the coding sequence ATGAGAACCAACAACACGTGCAGTGCCTTCGTTGTTGGTTCTCATCCTGTCCGTCCTGTTCATCCTGTCCAGAACGCAGAGCCACCGCATCCTGTCGGGCTCCTGTCACCGGCCGCTGCGGCGTTCGACGCGGTCGCGCCGCGGTTCGACGCGCGCTTCGGGGCGTGGCTCAGCGTCGCCGCCCAGCGCCGCGCCGTGCGCGCCGCGCTGCTCGACGCGTTCCCCGTCGGCGCGCGCGTGCTGGAGCTGGGCGGCGGCACGGGCGAGGACGCGGCGTGGCTCGCGCGACGGGGCCGCACCGTGCTGCTCACCGACCCGTCGCCGGCGATGGTGCGCGAGGCGGCGGCGAAGCTCGTGCCGTTAGGCATGCCCGAGCCGACGATCGCCCCGGCCGAGCGGCTCCCCGAGCTTTCCGAGCTGCACGCGAGCGGGTCGCTCGACGGCGCGTTCTCGAACTTCGCGGCGCTGAACTGCGTGACCGACCTCGCCGCCGTCGGGCTCGGGCTCGCGCGGCTCGTGCGACCCGGCGGCCGCGCGCTGCTCGTCGTCTTCGGCACGCTCGCCGTCGGCGAGTGGGTCGTGCAGCTCGCGCGCGGCGACGCGCGCGCCGCGTTCCGCCGTCTCGCGCGCGGCGACGTGCCGGCGCGACTCGGCGGCCACGACTTCAGCGTGCGCTACCACCGCGGCGCGGACCTCGTGCGCGCGCTCGCGCCGTGGTTCAGGCCCGTCGCGCGGCGCGGCATCGGTGTCTGCGTGCCGCCGAGTGCCGCCGAGCCGTGGATCTCGCGCCACCCGCGGTTGCTCGGCGCGCTCGAGGCGGCGGACCGCGTGGTCTCGCGCCCACTCGCCGCGCTCGGCGATCACGTGCTGTACGACTTCGTGCGCACGGAGACGGCCGCGTGA
- a CDS encoding B12-binding domain-containing radical SAM protein, which translates to MILLASSFFLRHDPKQRARMKPYPPLATLLVAAALRERGHRVALFDATLADDVDAFVARLDATRPAVVGILEDNFNYLTKMCTERSREATLAMVRAARARGCRVAVNGSDATDHPARYLDAGAHAVLPGEADATFLALADAWRDDADASLVDLAGLALADGAGGVAYTAGAPSVRDLDALPFPAWDLVDVETYRHAWRDAHGRFSWNMVTSRGCPFGCNWCAKPIFGRRYVQRAPELVAEELARLRATVRPDHVWFADDIFGLTASWIARFADAVADRGARTPFTIQCRADLLTPDVASALARAGAEEVWIGVESGSQGILDAMDKGTTVDEVRAATRALKTHGVRAAWFLQLGYPSETWADLLATRDLVRDERPDDVGVSVAYPLPGTKFHARVRDELGRRQNWRHTDDLAMLFHGTYTTPFYRRVRDALHHEVRTGARDDGRWASLARDEVAHRSAEPLVVGR; encoded by the coding sequence ATGATCCTCCTCGCCAGCTCGTTCTTCCTCCGGCACGACCCCAAGCAGCGCGCCCGGATGAAGCCCTATCCACCGCTCGCGACGCTGCTCGTCGCCGCCGCGCTGCGTGAGCGCGGGCATCGCGTCGCGCTGTTCGACGCCACGCTCGCCGACGACGTCGACGCGTTCGTCGCGCGGCTCGACGCGACGCGCCCCGCGGTGGTCGGCATCCTGGAGGACAACTTCAACTACCTCACGAAGATGTGCACCGAGCGCTCCCGCGAGGCGACGCTCGCCATGGTGCGCGCGGCGCGGGCGCGCGGGTGCCGCGTCGCGGTGAACGGATCCGACGCCACCGACCACCCCGCGCGCTACCTCGACGCCGGTGCGCACGCCGTGCTTCCCGGCGAGGCCGACGCCACCTTCCTCGCGCTCGCCGACGCGTGGCGCGACGACGCCGATGCGTCGCTCGTCGACCTCGCGGGACTCGCGCTCGCCGACGGCGCCGGTGGCGTCGCGTACACGGCGGGCGCGCCGTCGGTGCGCGACCTCGACGCGCTGCCGTTCCCGGCATGGGACCTGGTCGACGTCGAGACGTATCGGCACGCGTGGCGCGACGCGCACGGCCGCTTCTCGTGGAACATGGTGACGTCGCGCGGCTGCCCGTTCGGCTGCAACTGGTGCGCGAAGCCGATCTTCGGCCGCCGCTACGTGCAGCGCGCGCCGGAGCTCGTGGCCGAGGAGCTCGCGCGCCTGCGCGCGACGGTGCGCCCCGACCACGTCTGGTTCGCCGACGACATCTTCGGCCTAACGGCGTCGTGGATCGCCCGCTTCGCCGACGCCGTCGCCGACCGCGGCGCGCGCACGCCGTTCACCATCCAGTGCCGCGCCGACCTGCTGACGCCCGACGTCGCCTCGGCGCTCGCCCGCGCTGGTGCGGAGGAAGTGTGGATCGGCGTCGAGTCGGGGTCGCAGGGGATCCTCGACGCGATGGACAAGGGCACCACCGTCGACGAGGTGCGCGCCGCGACCCGGGCGCTGAAGACGCACGGCGTGCGCGCCGCGTGGTTCCTGCAGCTCGGCTACCCGTCGGAGACGTGGGCGGATCTGCTCGCGACGCGCGACCTCGTGCGCGACGAGCGCCCCGACGACGTCGGCGTGTCGGTCGCCTATCCGCTGCCGGGCACGAAGTTCCACGCACGCGTGCGCGACGAGCTCGGTCGCCGCCAGAACTGGCGGCACACCGACGACCTCGCGATGCTGTTCCACGGCACGTACACGACGCCGTTCTACCGCCGCGTGCGCGACGCGCTGCATCACGAGGTGCGAACCGGCGCGCGCGACGACGGGCGATGGGCCTCGCTGGCACGCGACGAGGTAGCGCACCGCTCCGCCGAGCCGCTCGTCGTGGGGCGCTGA